The proteins below are encoded in one region of Silene latifolia isolate original U9 population chromosome 2, ASM4854445v1, whole genome shotgun sequence:
- the LOC141637988 gene encoding uncharacterized protein LOC141637988 yields MGTNPNRRPEKEIMGSDGGDIEGIFEWEPREGREKLKHNLTLIGKIWTTKTVNAKAVIDTMTKLWNSPKPIIGNIVDVKEKIFVFKFPDLREKEKVLAGQPWHFDKSVWCFNEPNEDGKMTDVPLHRLPIWARIYDLPISGRSNDSNIQRLSGQLGTFVAKGEDEEDGVDRAIRIRVLHDVHNPVKSSVAIKMRGGDVVRFDVKYEKLPNFCYGCGLIVHGERDCDEGPYEEHELRFGDWLRASPRKSLELQARLTRKQLRT; encoded by the coding sequence ATGGGAACAAACCCTAATCGAAGACCGGAAAAGGAGATTATGGGCAGCGATGGTGGAGATATTGAGGGAATTTTCGAATGGGAACCAAGGGAAGGGAGGGAGAAATTAAAACACAACCTAACCCTAATAGGGAAAATATGGACGACTAAGACGGTTAACGCAAAAGCAGTGATCGATACTATGACGAAACTCTGGAACTCTCCTAAACCGATCATAGGCAATATCGTGGATGTTAAGGAGAAAATTTTTGTGTTCAAATTTCCTGATTTGAGGGAAAAAGAGAAGGTCCTTGCAGGGCAACCTTGGCACTTTGATAAATCGGTGTGGTGTTTCAATGAGCCCAATGAGGACGGGAAGATGACGGACGTGCCACTACATCGACTGCCGATTTGGGCTCGCATATATGATCTGCCTATTAGTGGTCGTAGTAATGATAGCAATATTCAAAGGCTCAGTGGACAATTGGGTACGTTTGTTGCTAAAGGGGAGGATGAGGAGGATGGGGTTGATAGGGCTATTCGAATCCGTGTGCTGCATGATGTTCATAATCCAGTGAAATCATCAGTGGCTATTAAGATGCGAGGGGGAGATGTGGTTCGTTTTGATGTTAAATACGAGAAGCTTCCAAATTTCTGTTATGGATGCGGGTTGATAGTTCACGGTGAAAGGGATTGTGATGAGGGTCCATATGAAGAACATGAGTTAAGGTTCGGTGACTGGCTTCGTGCTTCCCCAAGAAAAAGTTTAGAGTTGCAGGCACGGCTCACACGAAAGCAGCTAAGAACCTAA
- the LOC141629033 gene encoding putative pectinesterase 8: MLLYACTSSSLLYILSFYFSQLFHSPVFHIIMISLKYPTFVLLLAIVLSLTSTTHFVDHMLPILKNFTKYQLIITSTRHSHHHHHHHHHHRGHDNGHHKDHSDTVDICEDFPPDFPPPDSNTTSTLCVDWKGCCNFTTVQSAVDAAPVLSQKRIIVWINSGMYNEKVMVPRNKPNITFQGQGYLNTGIMWNDTANSSHGTFYSGSVQVFSSNFIAKNISFINVAPMPGPGIVGAQAVAIRIGGDMAAFWGCGFFGAQDTLHDDRGRHYFKDCYIQGSIDFIFGNGRSFYENCGLISIASPVQPGQRFINGAVTASGRASQDENSGFVFYNCTIGGTGRIWLGRAWRAFSRVIFAYTSMTDIISPDGWNDLGNATNDQSVFYGEYKCTGVGADTSSRVSYEQKLNDTLVAPFLNVSYIEADQWLQPFDNNLLHYSPPISLSKY, from the exons ATGTTATTATATGCTTGCACTTCAAGCTCTCTCTTATAtattctctctttttatttctcaCAATTATTTCATTCCCCTGTATTTCACATTATCATGATTAGTCTCAAATATCCAACATTTGTGCTGTTATTAGCCATTGTTTTATCATTAACCTCCACAACTCATTTCGTCGATCATATGCTACCAATCTTGAAAAACTTCACAAAATATCAGCTCATAATAACTTCAACTCgtcattctcatcatcatcatcatcatcatcatcatcatcgtggACATGATAATGGACACCACAAAGATCATAGTGACACAGTCGATATTTGCGAAGATTTCCCGCCTGATTTTCCTCCTCCAGACTCGAATACAACATCAACTTTGTGTGTTGATTGGAAAGGATGCTGTAACTTTACTACTGTACAGTCTGCTGTTGATGCTGCTCCTGTACTTAGCCAGAAAAGAATCATTGTCTGGATCAACTCCGGCATGTACAA CGAAAAAGTGATGGTTCCAAGAAACAAACCAAACATCACGTTTCAAGGGCAAGGCTACCTCAACACCGGAATTATGTGGAACGATACAGCCAACTCTTCACATGGCACCTTCTACAGTGGCTCTGTTCAAGTTTTTTCGTCTAACTTCATTGCCAAGAACATTAGTTTCATT AATGTAGCTCCAATGCCAGGCCCTGGCATTGTGGGAGCGCAAGCAGTGGCGATCAGAATAGGAGGAGATATGGCCGCCTTTTGGGGTTGTGGCTTCTTTGGAGCCCAAGACACCCTTCACGATGATAGAGGCCGTCATTACTTCAAGGATTGTTACATTCAAGGTTCCATTGATTTTATCTTTGGCAATGGAAGATCATTTTATGAG AATTGTGGGTTGATATCAATAGCAAGTCCGGTTCAACCAGGGCAACGGTTCATAAACGGGGCAGTAACAGCGAGTGGCAGAGCATCACAAGACGAAAACTCAGGGTTTGTATTCTACAACTGTACCATTGGTGGTACCGGAAGAATATGGCTAGGGCGAGCATGGCGTGCATTTTCTCGAGTCATATTTGCTTACACAAGTATGACTGATATTATCTCGCCTGATGGTTGGAATGACTTGGGTAACGCAACCAATGATCA GAGTGTGTTCTACGGGGAGTACAAGTGCACAGGAGTAGGTGCAGATACAAGTTCAAGGGTGTCTTATGAGCAAAAGCTTAACGACACATTAGTTGCTCCTTTTCTTAACGTTTCTTACATTGAGGCTGATCAATGGTTGCAACCTTTTGATAATAACCTTCTACATTATTCTCCTCCTATATCTTTGAGTAAGTATTAG